The following is a genomic window from Crocinitomicaceae bacterium.
AATCTAAATGTGAAACGGCGCATATCAAAAGTGAATCTGCTTTTGCACTTGAATTATTTGTTGAGGGATTTGCGTTGGGATCATATGAATTCATCAAGTATTTTACTAAGCCCAAAGAACAAAAACTTCAATCTATCACGCATGATAATTCAAAGGCTGATTTAAAGAAGGTGGAAACAATTGTTGATGCTACTTTATGGGCGCGTGATCTCATCAATGAACCGGTGAATGTTATTAATGCACCACAATTGGCAAAAGAAATTGTGAAAAAATGTAAGGGCACTAGCATACATCATGAAGTTTTGGGTCAGGCAAAAATTGAAGCCTTGAAAATGGGTGGTATTCTTGCGGTGAATAAAGGATCTGTTGATGAAGCCACTTTTACCATTTTAGAATACAAACCAAAAAAAGCAAAAAATAAAAAACCTATTGTATTGGTTGGAAAAGGAATTGTTTATGATACCGGAGGTTTGAGTTTAAAACCAACCAAAGGCTCAATGGACAATATGAAATGTGACATGTCTGGGGCAGCAGCTATGGCAGCTACGGTTATTGCATGTGCTAAACTTGGTGTCAATTTGCATTTGGTTGCGCTGATTCCTGCAACTGATAATCGTCCGGGAGGCAATGCTTATACTCCTGGTGATGTCATTAAAATGTTTGATGGTACGACAATAGAAGTTTTAAATACAGATGCTGAAGGACGAATGATTCTTGCTGATGCCTTGTCTTACGCC
Proteins encoded in this region:
- a CDS encoding peptidase M17, with the translated sequence MFLFPQYSAKPKTDNLVWLVAEDDNLKNLKLDKNQTQFLKDAFKKENMVVMHHYGLMNIYCKVENLKADADKEKLRVLGYKTYEALKSKCETAHIKSESAFALELFVEGFALGSYEFIKYFTKPKEQKLQSITHDNSKADLKKVETIVDATLWARDLINEPVNVINAPQLAKEIVKKCKGTSIHHEVLGQAKIEALKMGGILAVNKGSVDEATFTILEYKPKKAKNKKPIVLVGKGIVYDTGGLSLKPTKGSMDNMKCDMSGAAAMAATVIACAKLGVNLHLVALIPATDNRPGGNAYTPGDVIKMFDGTTIEVLNTDAEGRMILADALSYAKKYKPELVIDAATLTGAAAAAIGPFASIVMGNASQKEFDALSKAGFATHDRVVQFPFWSEYKDEMKSTIADMKNVGGAYGGMITAGKFLEHFTDYPYIHIDIAGPAFTTSRDSYRGLGGTGCGVRLLVEYLSGKANGK